The Cucurbita pepo subsp. pepo cultivar mu-cu-16 chromosome LG08, ASM280686v2, whole genome shotgun sequence genome contains a region encoding:
- the LOC111800892 gene encoding protein HLB1-like isoform X1, with the protein MSTTPEEPNNLQNGIVTEPQISSESEQTDESRSEPERIADAIPKAESQLERESESESVYVEAEAESELASRRKQLSESLPLQVVTNVSDPKFDESKGTSIPSNGIENSQPTLRKDEGSRTFTMRELLNGLKGEDGNDSVNESEGEKPDGYSLNQDSPQQPYSEQSRAAMELISSVTGVDEEGRSRQRILTFAAKRYASAIERNSQDYDALYNWALVLQESADNVSPDSTSPSKDALLEEACKKYDEATRLCPTLHDAFYNWAIAISDRAKMRGRTKEAEELWKQATKNYEKAVQLNWNSPQALNNWGLALQELSAIVPAREKQTIVRTAISKFRAAIQLQFDFHRAIYNLGTVLYGLAEDTLRTGGTGNFKDVSPNELYSQSAIYIAAAHALKPSYSVYSSALRLVRSMLPLPYLKVGYLTAPPVGKPLAPHSDWKRSQYFLNHDVLQKLKIGGEQIQTSPNALGRSGSTLNGDMPIKVEIPDIVSVSACADLTLPPGAGLCIDTIHGPVFLVADSWDALDGWLDAVRLVYTIYARGKNDVLAGIVTG; encoded by the exons ATGTCGACTACTCCCGAGGAACCTAATAATTTGCAGAACGGAATCGTAACTGAGCCACAAATTTCTTCAGAATCAGAGCAAACCGATGAGTCCAGATCAGAGCCAGAACGCATAGCGGACGCAATTCCCAAAGCTGAATCACAGCTAGAACgagaatcagaatcagaatcagTTTATgtagaagcagaagcagaatCAGAGCTGGCGTCTCGAAGGAAACAGTTATCGGAGTCACTGCCATTACAGGTAGTGACGAATGTCTCAGATCCGAAATTTGATGAGTCTAAAGGAACCTCGATCCCGTCCAACGGCATCGAGAACTCGCAGCCTACGCTGCGTAAAGATGAAGGAAGCCGGACGTTTACAATGAGAGAGTTGCTGAATGGATTGAAAGGTGAAGATGGCAACGACAGCGTTAACGAATCTGAAGGCGAGAAGCCCGATGGTTACAG TCTTAACCAAGATAGCCCACAACAGCCTTATTCTGAACAGAGCAGAGCTGCCATGGAGTTGATCAGCAGTGTTACAGGTGTTGATGAAGAGGGCCGTTCTCGCCAACGTATTCTCACATTTGCTGCTAAGAG GTATGCTAGTGCAATTGAGAGAAATTCTCAAGACTATGATGCTCTATACAATTGGGCTTTGGTCCTCCAG GAGAGTGCAGATAATGTTAGTCCAGATTCCACTTCACCTTCTAAAGATGCATTGCTTGAGGAGGCTTGTAAAAAGTATGATGAGGCAACCCGTCTTTGCCCAACACTTCACGAT GCTTTTTATAATTGGGCTATTGCAATCTCTGATCGGGCCAAAATGCGTGGTCGTACTAAGGAGGCTGAAGAACTGTGGAAGCAG GCTACCAAAAATTATGAGAAAGCTGTCCAACTCAACTGGAATAGTCCCCAG GCGCTAAATAATTGGGGGCTTGCTCTGCAG GAACTCAGTGCGATTGTGCCAGCACGAGAAAAGCAGACAATTGTAAGAACAGCTATCAGTAAG TTTCGTGCAGCTATACAGTTGCAATTTGATTTTCATCGAGCAATTTACAATCTTGGTACTGTTTTG TATGGACTCGCTGAGGACACATTACGGACTGGTGGAACAGGGAACTTTAAGGATGTTTCCCCCAATGAGTTGTACAGCCAATCTGCAATTTATATTGCAGCTGCTCATGCTTTAAAACCAAGTTACTCT gTTTACAGCAGTGCCTTGCGGTTGGTTCGTTCAATG CTGCCGTTACCCTATCTAAAAGTTGGGTACCTGACTGCACCTCCTGTAGGGAAACCACTTGCTCCACACAGTGATTGGAAACGTTCACAGTATTTTCTAAATCATGATGTTTTGCAAAAG CTTAAAATAGGGGGGGAACAAATACAAACATCCCCTAATGCTTTAGGAAGATCTGGAAGTACCTTGAATGGCGATATGCCAATCAAAGTAGAAATTCCAGATATTGTATCTGTATCAGCATGTGCAGATCTAACTTTACCGCCGGGCGCTGGACTTTGCATTGACACAATCCATGGACCAGTTTTCttg GTTGCTGACTCGTGGGATGCGCTCGACGGATGGCTTGATGCAGTTAGATTAGTTTACACAATCTATGCTCGAGGCAAGAACGACGTTTTGGCTGGCATTGTAACGGGTTGA
- the LOC111800892 gene encoding protein HLB1-like isoform X2 — MSTTPEEPNNLQNGIVTEPQISSESEQTDESRSEPERIADAIPKAESQLERESESESVYVEAEAESELASRRKQLSESLPLQVVTNVSDPKFDESKGTSIPSNGIENSQPTLRKDEGSRTFTMRELLNGLKGEDGNDSVNESEGEKPDGYSLNQDSPQQPYSEQSRAAMELISSVTGVDEEGRSRQRILTFAAKRYASAIERNSQDYDALYNWALVLQESADNVSPDSTSPSKDALLEEACKKYDEATRLCPTLHDAFYNWAIAISDRAKMRGRTKEAEELWKQATKNYEKAVQLNWNSPQALNNWGLALQELSAIVPAREKQTIVRTAISKFRAAIQLQFDFHRAIYNLGTVLYGLAEDTLRTGGTGNFKDVSPNELYSQSAIYIAAAHALKPSYSVYSSALRLVRSMLPLPYLKVGYLTAPPVGKPLAPHSDWKRSQYFLNHDVLQKLKIGGEQIQTSPNALGRSGSTLNGDMPIKVEIPDIVSVSACADLTLPPGAGLCIDTIHGPVFLEIVEEKMPNSREFFKKTSPVGS; from the exons ATGTCGACTACTCCCGAGGAACCTAATAATTTGCAGAACGGAATCGTAACTGAGCCACAAATTTCTTCAGAATCAGAGCAAACCGATGAGTCCAGATCAGAGCCAGAACGCATAGCGGACGCAATTCCCAAAGCTGAATCACAGCTAGAACgagaatcagaatcagaatcagTTTATgtagaagcagaagcagaatCAGAGCTGGCGTCTCGAAGGAAACAGTTATCGGAGTCACTGCCATTACAGGTAGTGACGAATGTCTCAGATCCGAAATTTGATGAGTCTAAAGGAACCTCGATCCCGTCCAACGGCATCGAGAACTCGCAGCCTACGCTGCGTAAAGATGAAGGAAGCCGGACGTTTACAATGAGAGAGTTGCTGAATGGATTGAAAGGTGAAGATGGCAACGACAGCGTTAACGAATCTGAAGGCGAGAAGCCCGATGGTTACAG TCTTAACCAAGATAGCCCACAACAGCCTTATTCTGAACAGAGCAGAGCTGCCATGGAGTTGATCAGCAGTGTTACAGGTGTTGATGAAGAGGGCCGTTCTCGCCAACGTATTCTCACATTTGCTGCTAAGAG GTATGCTAGTGCAATTGAGAGAAATTCTCAAGACTATGATGCTCTATACAATTGGGCTTTGGTCCTCCAG GAGAGTGCAGATAATGTTAGTCCAGATTCCACTTCACCTTCTAAAGATGCATTGCTTGAGGAGGCTTGTAAAAAGTATGATGAGGCAACCCGTCTTTGCCCAACACTTCACGAT GCTTTTTATAATTGGGCTATTGCAATCTCTGATCGGGCCAAAATGCGTGGTCGTACTAAGGAGGCTGAAGAACTGTGGAAGCAG GCTACCAAAAATTATGAGAAAGCTGTCCAACTCAACTGGAATAGTCCCCAG GCGCTAAATAATTGGGGGCTTGCTCTGCAG GAACTCAGTGCGATTGTGCCAGCACGAGAAAAGCAGACAATTGTAAGAACAGCTATCAGTAAG TTTCGTGCAGCTATACAGTTGCAATTTGATTTTCATCGAGCAATTTACAATCTTGGTACTGTTTTG TATGGACTCGCTGAGGACACATTACGGACTGGTGGAACAGGGAACTTTAAGGATGTTTCCCCCAATGAGTTGTACAGCCAATCTGCAATTTATATTGCAGCTGCTCATGCTTTAAAACCAAGTTACTCT gTTTACAGCAGTGCCTTGCGGTTGGTTCGTTCAATG CTGCCGTTACCCTATCTAAAAGTTGGGTACCTGACTGCACCTCCTGTAGGGAAACCACTTGCTCCACACAGTGATTGGAAACGTTCACAGTATTTTCTAAATCATGATGTTTTGCAAAAG CTTAAAATAGGGGGGGAACAAATACAAACATCCCCTAATGCTTTAGGAAGATCTGGAAGTACCTTGAATGGCGATATGCCAATCAAAGTAGAAATTCCAGATATTGTATCTGTATCAGCATGTGCAGATCTAACTTTACCGCCGGGCGCTGGACTTTGCATTGACACAATCCATGGACCAGTTTTCttg GAAATTGTAGAGGAGAAGATGCCCAATTCTAGggagttttttaaaaaaacctcTCCAGTTGGATCGTAA
- the LOC111799643 gene encoding methionine gamma-lyase-like — MAECKNQKSCGAKRPATGETDENLISKKPTAMISSLLEDPAAAIANTRHEFGEHGGVNMSIEASATFTVMEPETMQRLFAGELGPDRDFFIYSRHFNPTVLNLSRQIAALEGTAAAYCTASGMSAIAAVFLQLLASGDHVVAARTLYGGTHALLAHFLPRTSNITTSFVDISDLEMVEKAIVEGKTKVLYFEAIANPTLVVANIPELCRIGHEKGLTVVVDNTFAPMVLSPARLGADVVVHSISKFISGGADIIAGAVCGPTKLVNSMMDLLQGGLMLLGPTMNAKVAFELSERIPHLSLRMKEHCRRAAVFAERMKKLGLKVIYPGLPDHPQHQLMKSIGNSEYGFGGILCLDMGTEERANKLMNVLQNTTQFGFIAVSLGYYETLMSCSGSSTSSELSGKDKELAGISPGLVRMSIGYMGTLEQKWSQFEKALAKVQDLGLPYCNNI, encoded by the exons ATGGCGGAATGCAAAAACCAAAAGTCCTGCGGCGCAAAACGACCGGCCACCGGTGAAACCGACGAGAATTTGATCTCGAAGAAACCAACGGCCATGATTTCGTCTCTCCTCGAGGATCCAGCGGCTGCGATTGCAAACACGCGTCACGAATTCGGCGAACACGGAGGGGTAAATATGTCAATTGAAGCCTCCGCTACATTCACCGTCATGGAACCGGAGACCATGCAGCGGTTATTCGCCGGCGAGCTCGGTCCTGACCGAGACTTCTTCATCTACAGCCGTCATTTCAATCCCACCGTCTTGAATCTCAGCCGTCAAATAGCTGCTCTCGAAGGCACCGCCGCTGCCTACTGTACTGCCAGCGGAATGTCCGCCATCGCCGCTGTCTTTCTCCAGTTACTTGCTAGTGGGGACCACGTCGTAGCGGCTAGAACACTCTACGGTGGAACCCACGCTCTGTTGGCTCACTTTTTGCCGAGGACGTCGAATATAACGACGTCGTTTGTGGATATAAGTGATTtggaaatggtggagaaggCGATTGTGGAAGGGAAGACAAAAGTGCTTTATTTTGAAGCGATTGCGAATCCGACGTTGGTGGTGGCGAACATACCGGAATTGTGTCGGATCGGACATGAAAAGGGGCTGACGGTGGTGGTTGATAATACGTTTGCGCCGATGGTTCTGTCGCCGGCGAGGCTCGGTGCTGACGTGGTTGTTCATAGTATTTCTAAGTTCATTAGCGGCGGTGCTGACATCATTGCAG GTGCGGTGTGCGGGCCAACGAAGCTAGTGAACTCAATGATGGATCTACTACAGGGAGGCTTGATGCTTTTAGGGCCAACCATGAATGCGAAGGTGGCATTCGAGCTCTCGGAGAGAATCCCTCACCTGAGCCTGAGGATGAAAGAGCATTGCAGAAGAGCAGCGGTGTTCGCGGAACGAATGAAGAAGTTAGGGTTGAAGGTCATATACCCGGGACTACCAGACCACCCACAACACCAATTAATGAAGAGTATCGGGAACTCAGAGTACGGGTTCGGGGGAATATTGTGCTTAGACATGGGGACTGAGGAAAGGGCAAACAAGCTCATGAATGTACTCCAAAACACTACACAATTTGGGTTCATAGCGGTGAGTTTAGGGTACTATGAAACCCTAATGTCATGCTCGGGTAGTAGCACGAGTAGTGAACTGAGCGGAAAGGATAAGGAATTGGCGGGAATCTCACCCGGGCTCGTAAGAATGTCGATTGGTTATATGGGGACTTTGGAGCAAAAATGGAGCCAATTTGAGAAGGCTCTAGCCAAAGTGCAAGATTTAGGGCTTCCATATTGTAACAacatttaa
- the LOC111800158 gene encoding transcription factor MYC2-like, protein MDDSPNSMASTLQQKLQFILHNRHEWWAYSIFWLASKDHLTQNLVFNWRDGHFRGTRDFVARPSKPLSGNAQLISFGFDEAAVDRRERSDFVDLEWYYTVSVTRLFNMTDNVVGRVFDSGTYVWLTADDGLDLYECERVKEARMRGIQTLVFVSISGGVLELGSSELIKQDWSLAQFAKSVFGCGFANFAPFQEKNQEEGGGGGLIEAHAPPCSAVAKGEMGSSGGGGGGGGGGGGSSSDSLSDNSDGNFISNIDNKRGRRPSKSKTESTPPVNHVEAERQRRQKLNNRFYALRSVVPNVSKMDKASLLADAVIYINELKSKIQSLEAKLGGCGGGGNGGSSGGGGALEKNCVMNSKNNVEVKIIGSEAMVRVQCRDENHPSARLLNVLRDLGLQIHHASLSSVNDLMLQDVVVRVPHGVVLGEKALRIAILQRLQC, encoded by the exons ATGGATGATTCACCAAATTCAATGGCTTCCACTCTTCAGCAAAAGCTTCAGTTCATCCTCCATAATCGCCATGAATGGTGGGCTTATTCAATCTTTTGGTTAGCTTCTAAGGATCATCTCactcaaaatttggtttttaaTTGGAGAGATGGCCATTTTCGTGGCACTAGGGACTTTGTTGCTCGTCCTAGCAAGCCACTTAGTGGCAATGCTCAACTCATTAGTTTCGGGTTCGATGAAGCTGCGGTGGATCGACGAGAACGTTCCGATTTCGTCGACTTGGAATG GTACTACACGGTATCTGTGACACGATTGTTTAATATGACGGATAATGTGGTCGGTCGAGTGTTCGACTCGGGTACATACGTTTGGTTAACGGCGGACGATGGGCTAGATTTGTATGAATGCGAACGAGTTAAGGAAGCACGTATGAGAGGGATTCAAACGttggtttttgtttcaatttctgGTGGGGTTCTTGAATTGGGTTCTTCTGAGTTGATTAAACAAGATTGGAGTCTTGCCCAGTTTGCAAAATCGGTTTTTGGATGTGGGTTTGCAAATTTTGcaccatttcaagaaaaaaatcagGAGGAGGGTGGTGGTGGAGGGTTGATTGAAGCACACGCGCCGCCGTGCTCCGCCGTGGCGAAGGGAGAGATGGGTAgcagtggtggtggtggtggtggtggaggaggaggaggagggtcGTCGTCGGATTCTCTCTCTGATAACTCCGATGGGAATTTCATATCAAACATTGACAATAAGAGAGGGAGGAGACCGTCAAAGAGTAAAACAGAGTCCACGCCGCCGGTGAACCATGTGGAGGCTGAGCGGCAGCGGCGGCAGAAGCTGAACAACCGTTTCTACGCGCTCCGATCAGTGGTTCCAAACGTATCAAAAATGGACAAAGCTTCGTTATTGGCGGATGCTGTGATATACATCAACGAGCTCAAGTCCAAGATTCAATCATTGGAGGCCAAGCTAGGCGgctgcggcggcggcggtAACGGCGGAAGcagcggcggtggcggcgcGTTGGAGAAGAACTGTGTGATGAACAGCAAGAACAATGTAGAAGTGAAGATTATTGGATCAGAAGCAATGGTGAGAGTTCAATGCAGAGATGAAAATCATCCATCGGCGAGGCTTTTGAATGTTCTAAGAGATTTGGGTCTTCAAATTCATCATGCAAGTTTGTCAAGTGTAAATGATTTGATGCTGCAAGATGTTGTTGTTAGAGTCCCTCATGGTGTTGTTTTGGGAGAAAAGGCGTTAAGAATCGCTATACTTCAACGACTTCAGTGTTGA
- the LOC111800984 gene encoding beta-carotene isomerase D27, chloroplastic has product MVVLKLQSAQFFTAPCEIRSRKRGNGQKFSRIIRCGIAEASGEPAPLGQKTKYNDGPFEKVFMTLFAKKMEKYANSKEQTKKIGWWDFLYDYERFVDASKRVMQGKNRMQQQLVVREVLLSMLPPGAPAQFRKLFPPTKWACEFNASITVPFFQWLVGPSEVVEVEVNGIKQRSGVHIKKCRYLENSGCVGMCVNMCKIPTQDFFTNEFGLPLTMNPNFEDMSCEMIYGQVPPPFEEDPVSKQPCYKDICSMSNPSSSLCPKLLA; this is encoded by the exons ATGGTGGTCTTGAAGCTACAAAGCGCCCAATTCTTCACAGCTCCGTGTGAGATTAGGAGTAGAAAAAGGGGGAATGGTCAGAAATTTAGTAGAATTATTCGATGTGGGATTGCGGAGGCTTCTGGTGAGCCAGCGCCATTGGGCCAAAAAACCAAATACAATGATGGGCCATTTGAGAAGGTTTTCATGACACTTTTtgcaaagaaaatggagaaatacGCAAATTCTAAGGAGCAAACGAAGAAGATCGGATGGTGGGATTTTCTTTATGACTATGAACGATTCGTCGATGCGTCAAAAAGGGTTATGCAAGGGAAGAATCGTATGCAACAACAGCTCGTGGTTCGTGAGGTTCTCTTGTCTATGCTCCCTCCCGGCGCTCCGGCTCAG TTCAGGAAATTGTTTCCTCCAACGAAATGGGCTTGTGAGTTCAATGCTTCGATAACGGTGCCGTTCTTTCAGTGGTTAGTCGGCCCATCGGAG GTTGTGGAAGTGGAGGTAAACGGTATAAAGCAAAGAAGCGGAGTTCATATAAAGAAATGCAG GTACCTCGAGAACAGTGGGTGTGTGGGTATGTGTGTGAATATGTGCAAGATACCCACACAAGATTTCTTCACCAACGAATTTGGGCTCCCTCTCACCATGAATCCGA ATTTTGAAGACATGAGCTGTGAGATGATATACGGGCAAGTTCCGCCGCCGTTCGAAGAGGATCCCGTGTCGAAGCAACCGTGCTACAAGGATATAT GTTCCATGTCCAATCCTAGCTCCTCGTTATGTCCTAAATTACTAGCTTAA
- the LOC111800376 gene encoding protein GPR107-like: MAAMDFSSMFLLFFFLFPISSFAEIRFTDIRTDDRPIIPFDVFGFNHGGRLELNVSHLALSDPNPDLDLAKVGFFLCTRESWLHVIQQLEEGEIPCALQSDLIKPVFAFNSLKGRDQFDVLYSETDADQYTLVFANCLQQLRVSMDVRSAMYNLEGKNGGRDYLSAGKTILPRIYFLLSLIYFSLAVVWIHVLYKKRLTVYGIHFFMLAVVILKALNLLCEAEDKSYIKRTGSAHGWDVLFYIFSFLKGITLFTLIVLIGTGWSFLKPYLQDKEKKVLMIVIPLQVVANIAQVVIDETGPFDQEWVTWKQVFLLVDVVCCCAVLFPIVWSIKNLREAARSDGKAAVNLMKLTLFRQYYIVVICYIYFTRVVVYALETITSYRYLWTSVVAGELATLAFYAFTGYKFKPEAHNPYFVVDDEEEEAAAEALKLEDEFEL, translated from the coding sequence ATGGCCGCCATGGATTTCTCCTCCAtgtttctcctcttcttcttcctatttcccatttcttcttttgcagAGATTCGCTTCACCGACATCAGAACCGACGATCGTCCCATTATTCCCTTCGACGTCTTCGGCTTCAACCATGGCGGTCGTCTCGAGCTCAACGTCTCCCATCTCGCACTCTCCGATCCTAATCCAGATCTGGACCTCGCCAAGGTTGGGTTCTTCCTCTGTACACGAGAATCATGGCTTCATGTGATCCAGCAATTGGAAGAAGGGGAAATCCCTTGCGCACTCCAATCCGACCTTATCAAACCGGTCTTCGCTTTCAATTCCCTCAAAGGCCGTGACCAATTCGATGTTCTTTATTCCGAGACTGATGCCGATCAATATACCCTCGTTTTTGCTAATTGTCTTCAGCAACTTAGGGTTTCTATGGATGTTCGATCCGCTATGTACAATCTCGAGGGCAAAAATGGTGGCCGCGATTATCTTTCTGCTGGGAAAACTATCCTCCCGAGGAtttatttccttctctctttgATTTATTTCTCGCTTGCTGTTGTTTGGATTCATGTTCTTTACAAGAAGCGATTGACGGTTTATGGTATTCATTTCTTTATGCTTGCTGTTGTGATCTTAAAGGCTTTGAATCTTCTCTGTGAGGCTGAGGATAAATCTTACATTAAGCGCACTGGTAGCGCCCATGGTTGGGATGTTCTGTTCTACATATTTAGTTTCTTAAAGGGTATCACATTGTTCACTTTGATCGTCTTGATTGGCACTGGTTGGTCTTTCTTGAAACCCTATTTACAGGACAAGGAAAAGAAGGTATTAATGATTGTGATTCCACTGCAAGTGGTGGCTAATATTGCTCAGGTTGTGATCGATGAAACTGGGCCATTTGATCAAGAATGGGTCACTTGGAAACAGGTGTTTTTGCTTGTTGATGTGGTCTGTTGTTGTGCTGTTTTGTTCCCGATTGTTTGGTCGATCAAGAACTTGCGAGAGGCTGCTCGATCCGATGGGAAAGCGGCTgtgaatttgatgaaattgacCCTTTTTAGACAGTATTACATTGTGGTTATCTGCTATATCTACTTCACTCGAGTTGTAGTGTATGCACTCGAGACGATTACATCGTATCGGTATCTTTGGACGAGTGTGGTGGCCGGGGAATTGGCAACACTTGCGTTTTATGCATTCACTGGTTATAAGTTCAAGCCTGAGGCTCATAATCCATACTTTGTAGTTGATgatgaggaggaggaagcAGCTGCTGAGGCATTGAAGCTTGAAGATGAGTTTGAATTGTGA
- the LOC111800377 gene encoding uncharacterized protein LOC111800377 — protein sequence METPLSIRRVTRSQTLAAANSASNSNISISRKIEECDNNGLSKSLPRNRKSQDLAGSKGQDRSVLIDITNDSPIVGLAAGNMMTPISSVAAKQRSCRPKMMTPGSGEALLRGQVKTLLQRVEEEAEISKLTLERRPVVHLQSPMGLAAPTPANTPQVLNLSQDGNLSSTTNVSIAEEHLISQVVDDIDLSDEKKQDESQITRSLLLDFSEKSEIIDDDEAASSVCSSVFTPEEKSSPSRDDDNSSIWSIQVNASSHGEDDDEEEGEEELIEDEEEEDVEGEDDGLLDELCRGLSKISVDEKGKAEEFVGKHTRFVYDSEDELIEEVCEGVSPNILRLKGMPTPKGKHLRFSTEDEEVEEPSQ from the exons ATGGAGACTCCGTTGTCCATCAGGCGTGTTacaagatctcaaacccttgCCGCCGCGAACTCCGCCAGCAACAGCAACATTTCCATCTCAA GGAAGATCGAGGAGTGCGATAACAATGGCTTATCGAAATCGCTTCCGAGGAATCGAAAGTCACAAGATTTGGCTGGATCGAAAGGGCAAGATCGATCGGTGCTTATTGACATTACTAATGACTCTCCGATTGTTGGGTTGGCGGCGGGGAATATGATGACGCCGATATCATCGGTGGCGGCGAAACAGAGAAGCTGCCGGCCGAAAATGATGACGCCGGGTTCAGGGGAAGCCTTATTGAGAGGACAAGTGAAAACCCTTTTGCAGAGAGTGGAAGAAGAAGCTGAAATTTCTAAGCTTACTTTAGAAAGGCGGCCGGTTGTTCATCTTCAGTCGCCGATGGGACTTGCTGCACCGACTCCGGCGAATACGCCCCAGGTCTTGAATTTGTCTCAGGATGGGAATCTTAGCAGTACCacaaatgtttccattgcTGAAGAACATCTGATTTCTCAG GTGGTGGATGATATTGATCTTTCTgatgaaaagaaacaagacGAGAGTCAAATTACTCGGTCTCTATTGCTCGATTTCTCGGAGAAATCGGAGATAATTGACGACGATGAAGCTGCATCGTCAGTTTGCTCCTCTGTTTTCACCCCGGAAGAGAAGTCGTCGCCTTCTCGGGACGATGACAATTCATCGATATGGTCCATTCAAGTGAATGCTAGCAGTCACggtgaagatgatgatgaagaggaAGGCGAAGAAGAGCTGATCGAGgacgaggaagaggaagacgtAGAAGGCGAGGATGATGGGTTGTTAGATGAGCTATGCAGGGGACTAAGTAAAATTAGTGTGGATGAGAAGGGGAAGGCTGAGGAATTTGTAGGGAAGCACACGAGGTTCGTATACGATAGTGAAGATGAATTGATTGAGGAAGTTTGCGAAGGGGTTTCACCGAACATCCTCCGTCTTAAGGGGATGCCGACGCCCAAAGGAAAACATTTACGGTTTTCAACCGAGGACGAAGAAGTTGAAGAACCTTCCCAATGA